One Amphiprion ocellaris isolate individual 3 ecotype Okinawa chromosome 5, ASM2253959v1, whole genome shotgun sequence genomic region harbors:
- the tardbpb gene encoding TAR DNA-binding protein 43 isoform X1: MAEVYIRVAEEENEEPMEIPSEDDGTVLLSTVAAQFPGACGLRFRSPVSQCMRGVRLVEGVLHAPENGWGNVVYVVNYPKDNKRKMDEIDASSAVKMKRGDMKTSDLIVLGLPWKTTEQDLKDYFSTFGEVIMVQVKRDAKTGNSKGFGFVRFTEYEAQEKVISQRHMIDGRWCDCKLPNSKVNMQGPDEPLRSRKVFVGRCTEDMTTDDLRQFFMQYGEVTDVFIPKPFRAFAFVTFADDQVAQSLCGEDLIIKGVSVHISNAEPKHGNRQFDRTARFGNGFGAQAFGSSRSGLGSSTNSSLANFGSFSLNPAMMAAAQAALQSSWGMMGMLASQQQTSTSGSTSSGTSSSRDQSQSFSTGNSNYGTSSASLGWGTGSNSTTSGSGFSSGFGSSMESKSSGWGM; encoded by the exons ATGGCCGAAGTGTACATTCGGGTGGCGGAGGAGGAAAACGAGGAACCCATGGAGATCCCGTCGGAGGATGACGGCACTGTTCTGCTTTCAACCGTGGCGGCTCAGTTTCCAGGGGCATGCGGCCTGCGGTTCAGGAGCCCCGTGTCTCAGTGCATGCGAGGAGTGCGTCTGGTGGAAGGGGTCCTACACGCGCCAGAAAACGGATGGGGGAATGTCGTGTACGTGGTGAACTATCCAAAAG acaacaaaagaaaaatggatgAAATCGATGCCTCCTCTGCTGTGAAAATGAAGAGAGGGGATATGAAGACATCTGATCTGATCGTACTGGGTCTTCCTTGGAAAACAACTGAACAGGACCTGAAGGACTACTTTAGCACATTTGGAGAAGTCATCATGGTTCAG GTAAAACGAGATGCTAAGACCGGAAACTCTAAAGGATTTGGCTTTGTGAGGTTCACAGAGTATGAGGCCCAAGAAAAGGTGATCTCCCAGCGCCATATGATTGACGGGAGATGGTGTGACTGCAAGCTCCCTAACTCGAAGGTGAATATG CAAGGTCCAGATGAGCCACTGAGGAGCCGGAAAGTGTTTGTAGGCCGTTGCACAGAAGACATGACCACAGATGATCTACGGCAGTTCTTTATGCAGTACGGAGAAGTCACAGATGTCTTCATCCCCAAGCCATTCCGTGCTTTTGCCTTTGTCACATTTGCAGACGATCAG GTTGCCCAGTCTCTCTGTGGAGAGGATCTTATTATCAAAGGAGTCAGCGTTCACATCTCAAATGCTGAGCCCAAACATGGCAATAGGCAGTTTGATCGTACAGCTCGATTTGGAAATGGTTTTGGAGCTCAAGCATTTGGTAGCAGCCGTAGTGGGTTAGGGAGCAGCACTAACAGTAGTCTGGCAAATTTTGGTTCCTTCAGTCTGAACCCCGCCATGATGGCTGCTGCTCAGGCTGCTCTGCAGAGTAGTTGGGGGATGATGGGTATGCTGGCTAGCCAGCAGCAGACATCCACCTCAGGCAGCACGTCCAGTGGAACAAGCTCTAGCAGGGACCAGAGTCAGTCTTTCAGTACAGGCAACAGCAACTACGGCACCAGCTCAGCCAGTCTCGGCTGGGGAACAGGGTCAAACTCTACAACCAGTGGTAGTGGGTTTAGCTCAGGTTTTGGGTCCAGCATGGAGTCAAAGTCATCTGGGTGGGGTATGTAA
- the tardbpb gene encoding TAR DNA-binding protein 43 isoform X2, whose amino-acid sequence MAEVYIRVAEEENEEPMEIPSEDDGTVLLSTVAAQFPGACGLRFRSPVSQCMRGVRLVEGVLHAPENGWGNVVYVVNYPKDNKRKMDEIDASSAVKMKRGDMKTSDLIVLGLPWKTTEQDLKDYFSTFGEVIMVQVKRDAKTGNSKGFGFVRFTEYEAQEKVISQRHMIDGRWCDCKLPNSKQGPDEPLRSRKVFVGRCTEDMTTDDLRQFFMQYGEVTDVFIPKPFRAFAFVTFADDQVAQSLCGEDLIIKGVSVHISNAEPKHGNRQFDRTARFGNGFGAQAFGSSRSGLGSSTNSSLANFGSFSLNPAMMAAAQAALQSSWGMMGMLASQQQTSTSGSTSSGTSSSRDQSQSFSTGNSNYGTSSASLGWGTGSNSTTSGSGFSSGFGSSMESKSSGWGM is encoded by the exons ATGGCCGAAGTGTACATTCGGGTGGCGGAGGAGGAAAACGAGGAACCCATGGAGATCCCGTCGGAGGATGACGGCACTGTTCTGCTTTCAACCGTGGCGGCTCAGTTTCCAGGGGCATGCGGCCTGCGGTTCAGGAGCCCCGTGTCTCAGTGCATGCGAGGAGTGCGTCTGGTGGAAGGGGTCCTACACGCGCCAGAAAACGGATGGGGGAATGTCGTGTACGTGGTGAACTATCCAAAAG acaacaaaagaaaaatggatgAAATCGATGCCTCCTCTGCTGTGAAAATGAAGAGAGGGGATATGAAGACATCTGATCTGATCGTACTGGGTCTTCCTTGGAAAACAACTGAACAGGACCTGAAGGACTACTTTAGCACATTTGGAGAAGTCATCATGGTTCAG GTAAAACGAGATGCTAAGACCGGAAACTCTAAAGGATTTGGCTTTGTGAGGTTCACAGAGTATGAGGCCCAAGAAAAGGTGATCTCCCAGCGCCATATGATTGACGGGAGATGGTGTGACTGCAAGCTCCCTAACTCGAAG CAAGGTCCAGATGAGCCACTGAGGAGCCGGAAAGTGTTTGTAGGCCGTTGCACAGAAGACATGACCACAGATGATCTACGGCAGTTCTTTATGCAGTACGGAGAAGTCACAGATGTCTTCATCCCCAAGCCATTCCGTGCTTTTGCCTTTGTCACATTTGCAGACGATCAG GTTGCCCAGTCTCTCTGTGGAGAGGATCTTATTATCAAAGGAGTCAGCGTTCACATCTCAAATGCTGAGCCCAAACATGGCAATAGGCAGTTTGATCGTACAGCTCGATTTGGAAATGGTTTTGGAGCTCAAGCATTTGGTAGCAGCCGTAGTGGGTTAGGGAGCAGCACTAACAGTAGTCTGGCAAATTTTGGTTCCTTCAGTCTGAACCCCGCCATGATGGCTGCTGCTCAGGCTGCTCTGCAGAGTAGTTGGGGGATGATGGGTATGCTGGCTAGCCAGCAGCAGACATCCACCTCAGGCAGCACGTCCAGTGGAACAAGCTCTAGCAGGGACCAGAGTCAGTCTTTCAGTACAGGCAACAGCAACTACGGCACCAGCTCAGCCAGTCTCGGCTGGGGAACAGGGTCAAACTCTACAACCAGTGGTAGTGGGTTTAGCTCAGGTTTTGGGTCCAGCATGGAGTCAAAGTCATCTGGGTGGGGTATGTAA
- the cenps gene encoding centromere protein S isoform X1: MMLLMIMCQWCTNRVMVVVNVLTLFTKYSPCFAILIDAACPGEVLNAVSTSGPLLHNVFAKDLEAFARHAKRSTVNAEDVKLVARRSTALSIYIQNKSEELTQEQRDLKKKGTGKRKSRDTEEDRRE, from the exons atgatgctACTAATGATAATGTGTCAGTGGTGCACCAATAGAGTGATGGTGGTAGTAAATGTCCTCACCCTCTTCACGAAGTACAGCCCCTGCTTTGCTATCCTGATTGATGCGGCGTGTCCAGGAGAAGTCCTTAATGCTGTGTCCACCTCAGGCCCACTGTTACATA ATGTATTTGCTAAAGACCTGGAGGCTTTTGCAAG GCATGCTAAAAGAAGCACAGTCAATGCAGAGGATGTAAAACTTGTAGCCCGTCGCAGTACTGCATTG TCCATCtacatacaaaataaaagtgaagAACTGACCCAGGAGCAGAGGGATTTGAAAAAGAAGGGTACTGggaagaggaagagcagagaCACTGAAGAGGACAGAAGAGAATAA